The proteins below come from a single Halobacillus salinarum genomic window:
- a CDS encoding ABC transporter ATP-binding protein translates to MPEFVNIQGLQKKFGKFQALSDVAFTVEAGEVVGFIGPNGAGKSTTIRILLGIIKRDAGTAEIFGKDVWKDSLEIHKRISYVPGDVTLWGNLSGGEIIDLFLKLHGGGDKEKRDYLIKRFELDPKKKAKGYSKGNRQKVGLIAALAADSDLYIFDEPTSGLDPLMEAIFQEEVEKLKEAGKSILLSSHILSEVERLADRVVIIRQGEIVESGSLDELRHLTRSTITIATEGDVAEMAGVKGVFDFEQKDQQATFSAEHQYLDDILREASKLGVKKFESVPPTLEDLFMRHYEG, encoded by the coding sequence ATGCCGGAATTTGTGAATATCCAGGGGTTACAAAAGAAATTCGGTAAGTTTCAGGCGTTGAGTGATGTGGCATTCACGGTAGAGGCTGGAGAAGTGGTCGGTTTTATTGGACCTAATGGAGCTGGTAAATCGACGACGATCCGTATTTTACTGGGAATTATTAAACGAGATGCCGGTACTGCGGAAATATTCGGTAAGGATGTGTGGAAAGACAGTCTTGAAATTCACAAACGCATATCCTACGTTCCAGGGGACGTCACCTTGTGGGGGAACCTGAGTGGTGGTGAAATTATCGATTTGTTTCTGAAACTACATGGCGGGGGAGACAAGGAAAAACGCGATTATTTAATTAAACGGTTTGAGCTGGATCCTAAGAAAAAAGCCAAAGGATATTCGAAAGGGAATCGTCAAAAGGTTGGTTTGATCGCAGCCTTAGCCGCTGATTCGGATTTATACATTTTTGATGAACCCACGTCAGGACTCGATCCTTTAATGGAGGCGATTTTCCAGGAAGAAGTTGAAAAACTTAAAGAAGCAGGGAAATCCATCCTGTTATCCTCTCATATATTGAGTGAAGTAGAGCGCTTGGCCGACAGGGTTGTCATCATCCGCCAAGGGGAGATCGTGGAGTCCGGCAGTCTTGATGAACTGCGCCATTTGACTCGTTCCACCATTACGATTGCAACAGAAGGCGATGTAGCTGAAATGGCTGGTGTTAAGGGCGTGTTTGATTTTGAACAAAAGGATCAACAAGCGACCTTTTCAGCAGAGCATCAATACCTTGATGATATTTTGAGAGAAGCAAGCAAGCTCGGGGTTAAGAAATTTGAATCGGTGCCGCCGACGCTTGAAGATTTGTTCATGCGCCATTATGAAGGATAA
- a CDS encoding ABC transporter permease, producing MEEKFARWHTLFLLYLKRDWKKIMVWVLGLGLFSAAYVPAFQEIGKGQGLAGMYETLKNPAMIAMVGPTPVESAADYTIGAMYSHEMLLFCGLFAMVIAALHVVSHTRKEENLGLTEIVRSFQIGRQANSFAVMMEVVLINVLLALLISGVMMSFGTETITVEGSFLFGASIGMAGILGAGIALVMAQVMPASSGATGSALGIIGLLYIIRAGTDVSNVDLSMLNPMGWTYLTYPFTENHWSPVMFAVMFSLVMMVIAFALEGARDMGAGYLPEREGRERARKSLLSVRGLLIRINKGVIISWLIAFVVMGAAYGSIYGDMQTFLESSEIVQQMFTHSGATIEESFTGTIMMVMIGLVSILPIVLVNKLFAEESRAHLNQLFATRVTRSRFYWTTLGLAMAASLSGILLAAASLGGTAISAMGEQSTMGMMDFLAAGFNFLPSVLFFTGLAALALGWAPKLGKVVYMYLAYSFLLNYFGGILDLPEWFSNTAIQSWIPRLPLEDFDMPIFVTITVISIAFMVIGFLGYHRRDLVEGT from the coding sequence ATGGAAGAGAAATTTGCACGCTGGCATACGCTGTTCCTGCTCTATCTGAAGCGCGATTGGAAAAAAATCATGGTCTGGGTGTTAGGACTCGGGTTATTTTCGGCGGCCTATGTTCCCGCTTTTCAGGAAATCGGGAAAGGCCAGGGATTGGCCGGCATGTACGAAACGCTGAAGAATCCTGCGATGATCGCTATGGTAGGACCGACACCGGTGGAAAGCGCTGCAGACTATACGATCGGCGCGATGTATTCCCATGAAATGCTGCTGTTCTGTGGTTTGTTTGCCATGGTCATCGCTGCTTTACACGTAGTCAGCCATACACGAAAAGAGGAGAATCTCGGGCTCACTGAAATCGTACGCTCCTTTCAAATCGGCCGTCAGGCAAACTCATTTGCCGTAATGATGGAAGTGGTGCTGATCAACGTCTTATTAGCGCTGTTGATCAGCGGTGTAATGATGAGCTTTGGAACAGAGACGATTACGGTGGAAGGTTCCTTTTTATTCGGCGCATCCATCGGAATGGCTGGAATTCTAGGTGCCGGAATTGCTCTCGTTATGGCACAGGTGATGCCTGCTTCCTCAGGGGCGACCGGTTCAGCACTTGGAATCATCGGACTCCTGTACATTATTCGGGCGGGAACAGATGTCTCCAATGTAGATCTGTCCATGCTGAATCCGATGGGGTGGACCTATTTAACGTATCCCTTTACAGAAAATCACTGGAGCCCGGTTATGTTTGCCGTCATGTTCAGCTTAGTTATGATGGTCATCGCTTTTGCCCTTGAAGGTGCCCGCGATATGGGAGCCGGCTATCTTCCTGAAAGAGAAGGACGGGAAAGGGCCAGGAAATCATTATTATCTGTCCGCGGATTATTGATCAGGATTAACAAAGGTGTGATCATCAGCTGGTTGATTGCATTTGTAGTGATGGGAGCAGCCTACGGTTCCATTTATGGGGATATGCAAACCTTTCTTGAAAGTAGCGAAATCGTCCAGCAGATGTTTACACATTCAGGAGCCACCATTGAAGAATCATTTACAGGGACGATCATGATGGTCATGATTGGGTTAGTTTCCATTTTACCTATCGTCCTTGTAAACAAACTTTTCGCTGAAGAAAGCCGTGCCCACTTAAACCAGCTTTTTGCGACAAGAGTGACCCGCAGCCGGTTTTATTGGACCACGCTTGGCTTAGCTATGGCTGCCAGTTTATCAGGAATATTATTAGCGGCAGCAAGCCTTGGCGGGACGGCCATCTCAGCCATGGGTGAGCAATCAACGATGGGAATGATGGACTTTCTAGCAGCCGGCTTCAACTTTTTACCATCCGTATTATTCTTTACCGGTTTAGCGGCTTTAGCTCTCGGCTGGGCACCAAAACTAGGCAAAGTAGTGTATATGTATCTGGCCTATTCCTTTTTACTGAACTATTTCGGAGGAATATTAGACTTGCCGGAATGGTTTTCGAATACAGCCATCCAAAGCTGGATCCCAAGATTGCCGCTGGAAGATTTTGATATGCCGATTTTTGTTACGATTACCGTGATCAGCATTGCTTTCATGGTGATTGGATTCCTTGGTTATCATCGCCGGGATTTAGTGGAAGGGACTTAA
- a CDS encoding PF20097 family protein, with protein sequence MKMDDIVSCPECGNDLKKGYIFSPRRICWSDSPDSILADFGSETLIGDAWLKVKKVPALRCEECSVVIFKHKENKDIN encoded by the coding sequence ATGAAAATGGACGATATTGTAAGTTGCCCTGAATGTGGTAACGATTTGAAGAAAGGATATATTTTCTCTCCTCGAAGAATTTGCTGGTCAGACTCGCCTGATTCCATCCTTGCGGATTTTGGAAGTGAAACATTAATAGGTGATGCATGGTTAAAAGTCAAAAAAGTTCCAGCGTTAAGGTGTGAAGAGTGTAGTGTAGTTATATTCAAACATAAGGAAAACAAAGATATAAATTAG